The following are encoded in a window of Aromatoleum petrolei genomic DNA:
- a CDS encoding energy transducer TonB has product MDRNQDLRSPQPAGARASGRTSTILKGDPLLAIAFLLSLAIHALALSVGFTMDVGPRPRELDRGLEVVLVNARHARAPEKADVLAQANLDGGGNSEQNARPKSPLPPQPTQRDGDALAESRKRTSDRSAARPEVMTAPKAATRTPAAVQQPDPAAVEPKPSGLDLLDSVAAAARLEAEIDRKLDEYAKRPRRKFVGAKAKEYRLAQYVEDWRQKIERVGTLNYPDAARGRLYGSLLLLVAIRADGSVERVEVQRSSGEPVLDEAAKRIVTLAAPFSSFPNDVRADTDIIEIVRTWTFTNTDRLTAH; this is encoded by the coding sequence ATGGATCGCAACCAGGACCTTCGTTCCCCGCAGCCGGCCGGCGCCCGCGCCTCTGGGCGCACCAGCACCATCCTGAAGGGCGACCCGCTGCTCGCGATCGCGTTCCTGCTGTCGCTCGCGATCCATGCGCTGGCGCTATCAGTCGGCTTCACGATGGACGTCGGTCCACGGCCGCGCGAACTCGACCGCGGCCTCGAAGTCGTGCTCGTGAACGCACGCCACGCCCGCGCTCCCGAGAAGGCCGATGTGCTCGCACAGGCCAACCTTGACGGCGGCGGCAACAGCGAACAGAACGCGCGGCCGAAATCCCCCCTGCCCCCGCAACCGACGCAGCGCGACGGCGACGCCCTCGCCGAATCACGCAAGCGTACCTCGGACCGCAGCGCCGCCCGCCCCGAGGTCATGACCGCCCCCAAGGCCGCGACCCGGACCCCCGCCGCCGTGCAGCAGCCCGACCCCGCCGCGGTCGAGCCGAAGCCGTCGGGACTCGATCTCCTCGACAGCGTCGCCGCCGCCGCGCGCCTCGAAGCCGAGATCGACCGCAAGCTCGACGAATACGCCAAGCGCCCGCGCAGGAAGTTCGTCGGCGCGAAGGCGAAGGAATACCGTCTCGCCCAGTACGTGGAGGACTGGCGCCAGAAGATCGAACGTGTCGGCACGCTCAACTACCCCGATGCCGCACGCGGTCGCCTCTACGGCAGCCTGCTCTTGCTCGTCGCGATCCGCGCCGACGGCTCGGTGGAGCGCGTCGAGGTGCAGCGCTCCTCGGGCGAACCCGTCCTCGACGAAGCCGCCAAACGCATCGTCACGCTCGCGGCCCCCTTTTCGAGTTTCCCGAACGACGTCCGCGCCGACACCGACATCATCGAGATCGTCAGGACCTGGACCTTCACCAACACC